A genomic segment from Mucilaginibacter terrenus encodes:
- a CDS encoding PfkB family carbohydrate kinase — MVDICCIGHITLDKIVTPRAVRHMAGGTAFYFSHAMRHMNINYSLVTALAESEMQSVADLRELGISVKALPSKHTVYFENIYGDNQDNRTQRVLQVADAFSVESLKDVEATIFHLGPLLAHDVPTSLIKDLFGRGNVSVDAQGYLREVVDKQVKAIDWADKRAALQYVDILKVNEHELEVLTGNADIREGAKILAEWGVKEVVVTLGSMGSVIYADSVFYDIPPYTPTEVVDATGCGDTYMAGYLYRRVKGDDIADAGRFASAMAALKIENAGPFSGTEDDVRAIMAK; from the coding sequence ATGGTTGATATTTGCTGCATAGGCCACATTACCCTCGATAAAATTGTCACCCCGCGCGCTGTAAGGCACATGGCCGGTGGCACTGCTTTTTACTTTTCGCATGCTATGCGGCACATGAATATAAACTACAGCCTTGTAACGGCACTTGCAGAGAGTGAAATGCAGAGTGTTGCAGACCTCCGCGAGTTGGGGATATCTGTAAAAGCGTTGCCCAGCAAGCATACCGTTTACTTTGAGAACATATATGGCGATAACCAGGATAACCGCACCCAGCGGGTTTTGCAGGTTGCTGATGCGTTTAGCGTAGAGTCTCTGAAGGATGTTGAAGCGACGATATTTCATCTTGGCCCGCTATTGGCGCATGATGTACCAACCAGCCTGATAAAGGACTTGTTTGGCCGGGGCAATGTGTCTGTTGATGCACAGGGCTATTTGCGTGAGGTGGTAGACAAACAAGTTAAGGCGATTGACTGGGCCGATAAGCGTGCGGCGTTGCAATATGTAGATATCCTGAAAGTAAATGAGCATGAACTGGAGGTACTGACAGGTAACGCCGACATCCGTGAAGGAGCTAAGATACTGGCTGAGTGGGGCGTAAAAGAGGTGGTAGTTACCCTTGGCAGCATGGGTTCGGTAATTTATGCGGACAGCGTGTTTTACGATATTCCACCGTATACGCCTACCGAGGTTGTAGATGCTACAGGTTGCGGCGACACCTATATGGCTGGTTACCTTTACCGCCGAGTTAAAGGTGATGATATTGCAGATGCCGGAAGGTTCGCGTCGGCAATGGCAGCCTTAAAGATTGAGAATGCCGGACCGTTTAGTGGCACAGAAGATGACGTTCGCGCGATCATGGCAAAGTAG